One region of Bacteroidetes bacterium GWF2_43_63 genomic DNA includes:
- a CDS encoding replicative DNA helicase, whose translation MKPAPVKASALDHGRVPPQAVDLEEVILGALMLEQNALNTVIDIIQPDSFYKEAHRYIFEAIQSLFARSSPIDMLTVIEELKKQSKLELVGGAYYITYLTNRVVSSANIEYHARIVAQKYIQRRLIEISTEIINDSFEESTDVFDLLDSAEDKLFKINEENLRRKTNGMAQLLRSAREMVESASKNENSLSGVPSGFKSLDAVTAGWQRSDLIILAARPGMGKTAFVLSMARNMAMVNEVPVALFSLEMSAIQLVMRLIASEARISSERLRTGKLTAQEWKSLNDNMDNLSKAKLYLDDTPALSVFELRAKARRLKQQYDIQCVIVDYLQLMTSKVDKNANREVEISTISRSLKALAKELSIPVICLSQLSREVEKRPGSKRPQLSDLRESGAIEQDADIVMFIYRPEYYFKEDDKNTDIEAIRNKAELIIEKHRNGPLTTINLKFLGAYARFYEENDEDFSQAIRILSESGASNSGSSFTVQSKMNSDGPGDDFSIRHGGI comes from the coding sequence GTGAAACCTGCGCCAGTAAAGGCCTCTGCGTTGGATCACGGTCGCGTTCCGCCGCAGGCTGTCGATCTTGAAGAGGTTATTTTAGGCGCATTGATGCTTGAACAGAATGCATTAAATACTGTTATTGATATCATTCAACCCGACTCATTTTATAAAGAGGCTCATCGTTATATTTTCGAAGCCATTCAGTCTTTGTTTGCCCGCAGTTCGCCCATCGATATGCTGACCGTAATCGAAGAGCTCAAAAAACAAAGTAAACTTGAGCTGGTTGGTGGTGCTTATTATATTACCTACCTTACAAACCGGGTTGTGTCGAGTGCCAACATTGAATATCATGCTCGTATCGTTGCACAAAAATATATTCAGCGCCGCTTAATTGAAATTTCGACCGAAATCATCAATGATTCTTTTGAAGAAAGCACCGATGTTTTTGATTTGCTTGATAGTGCCGAAGATAAATTATTCAAGATAAACGAAGAAAATCTCCGTCGCAAAACAAACGGAATGGCGCAGCTGTTGCGGTCTGCCCGTGAAATGGTTGAATCGGCTTCGAAAAACGAAAACTCATTGTCTGGTGTGCCCAGTGGTTTTAAATCGCTTGACGCTGTAACAGCGGGTTGGCAGCGGTCCGATCTCATCATTCTTGCTGCCCGTCCGGGTATGGGGAAAACAGCATTTGTACTTTCAATGGCCCGCAACATGGCCATGGTCAACGAAGTTCCGGTGGCACTTTTTTCTCTTGAAATGAGTGCCATTCAGCTTGTTATGCGACTTATTGCATCTGAAGCCCGCATCAGCAGTGAGCGCCTGCGTACAGGAAAGCTGACAGCGCAGGAATGGAAAAGTCTGAACGACAATATGGACAATCTGTCCAAAGCCAAACTGTATCTCGATGATACACCCGCCTTGTCTGTATTTGAGCTTCGTGCAAAGGCCCGTCGTTTGAAACAGCAATACGATATTCAATGTGTGATTGTTGACTACCTGCAACTCATGACTTCTAAGGTGGATAAGAATGCTAACCGTGAGGTTGAAATTTCCACTATTTCGCGTTCACTGAAAGCTTTGGCGAAAGAACTAAGTATCCCGGTCATTTGTTTGTCTCAGCTGAGTCGTGAAGTTGAAAAACGCCCCGGCAGCAAACGTCCGCAGCTGTCCGATCTTCGTGAATCCGGTGCCATTGAGCAGGATGCCGATATCGTCATGTTTATTTATCGTCCTGAATATTACTTTAAAGAAGATGACAAAAACACAGATATTGAAGCTATCCGGAATAAAGCTGAATTGATTATTGAAAAACACCGTAACGGTCCTCTGACAACAATCAATCTGAAATTTCTCGGCGCCTATGCGCGTTTTTATGAAGAGAATGATGAAGATTTTTCGCAGGCTATACGAATACTTTCCGAAAGCGGGGCTTCAAATTCCGGCAGTTCATTTACCGTGCAATCAAAAATGAACAGCGATGGTCCCGGCGACGATTTTTCAATTCGTCATGGAGGTATCTGA
- a CDS encoding asparagine synthetase B, producing the protein MKVRIFLILIFFAVLPLSLQATYLLIPMDNSQKNHLKAYGITFWILTNNEEAEWLLNYRGGSFLCSFSKTIQEECNIRGVSVEVISDAQAASIRSEIADPSVNMDVIKLSKAPKVAVYAPKTNLPWDDAVTLVLTYAEIPYEQIYDEEVLRGDLPKYDWLHLHHEDFTGQYGKFWANYQNTDWYQHDVAESEKAAKSLGFSKVSQMKLSVAKKIRDFVAGGGYLFSMCSAPDSYDIALAAEGVDICASQFDGDPMDPQAQSKLDYSKTFAFENFKISTNPYEYEVSNIDVSLTRRAMSPKDDYFALFEFSAKWDPVPTMLCQDHEKIIKGFMGQTTAFNSATLKSSVLVMGEFKSIKEARYIHGEYGKGTWTFLAGHDPEDYQHFVYDPPTELDLFPNSPGYRLILNNVLFPAAKKKLQKT; encoded by the coding sequence ATGAAAGTTCGCATTTTTCTGATATTGATTTTTTTTGCCGTGTTGCCGCTTAGTTTGCAGGCAACTTATCTGTTGATTCCAATGGACAATTCGCAAAAAAATCATTTGAAAGCCTATGGAATAACTTTCTGGATTCTGACTAATAATGAGGAGGCCGAGTGGTTACTCAACTACAGAGGTGGAAGTTTTTTATGTTCGTTCTCAAAAACCATTCAGGAAGAATGTAATATTCGCGGGGTTTCGGTTGAAGTGATTTCTGATGCACAGGCAGCTTCCATCCGCTCCGAAATTGCCGATCCGTCCGTCAACATGGATGTCATTAAACTTTCGAAAGCGCCAAAAGTTGCTGTTTACGCGCCAAAAACGAACCTTCCATGGGATGACGCTGTGACACTCGTGCTCACGTATGCCGAAATTCCCTATGAGCAGATTTATGACGAAGAAGTGCTGCGTGGCGATCTGCCCAAATACGACTGGTTGCATCTTCATCACGAAGATTTCACCGGACAGTATGGAAAATTCTGGGCGAACTATCAGAATACAGATTGGTATCAGCACGATGTGGCTGAATCGGAAAAAGCGGCCAAATCGCTTGGGTTTTCAAAGGTCTCGCAAATGAAACTGAGTGTCGCAAAAAAAATCCGTGATTTTGTAGCGGGTGGCGGTTATCTTTTTTCAATGTGCAGTGCACCCGACAGCTATGATATTGCATTAGCTGCTGAAGGTGTCGATATCTGTGCTTCGCAGTTCGATGGTGATCCGATGGATCCGCAGGCGCAGAGCAAACTTGATTATTCCAAAACTTTTGCATTTGAGAATTTTAAAATCAGCACCAATCCCTACGAATACGAAGTTTCTAACATAGATGTGTCTCTTACACGCCGCGCTATGAGCCCGAAAGATGATTATTTCGCACTCTTTGAGTTTTCGGCAAAATGGGACCCAGTGCCAACAATGCTTTGTCAGGATCATGAAAAAATCATTAAGGGTTTTATGGGTCAGACAACTGCTTTTAATTCTGCGACCCTGAAATCGTCGGTGCTTGTAATGGGCGAATTTAAATCCATCAAAGAAGCCCGATACATTCATGGAGAATATGGCAAGGGAACATGGACTTTTTTGGCCGGTCATGATCCGGAAGATTATCAGCATTTTGTGTATGATCCACCGACGGAACTGGACCTGTTTCCAAACTCTCCGGGATACCGGCTTATTTTGAACAATGTTTTATTTCCTGCAGCAAAAAAGAAACTGCAGAAAACGTAG
- a CDS encoding menaquinone biosynthesis decarboxylase, with the protein MAFYSLSEIVELLRKRGLVAEIRTEVNTELEASEIADRFASDENRSRPLLFTQNGTDFPLLMNLFANKKITDELLNLNGAEGYFSRVQNLLSMMDSKPRLSRKSIGSLMSLRKTSPKKLHRRGKCMKVVQKEPDLNLLPIIKCWPHDGGRFLTLPLVHTIDPDTGQQNTGMYRMQVFDGQSTGMHWHRHKGGAAHFEAWKKKGKRMPVTVTLGGDPVLTYVSTAPLPEGISEYMLAGFLKNERARLVKSHNSNIWIPECSDFVIEGYIDPAEPLRTEGPFGDHTGFYSLPDEYPVFHITRISHRKKAVYPATLVGVPPKEDQFLGHATSQIFFPLIQKIFVPEILDMYLPAAGGFHNLALVKIKKSFPGQAVKVMHALWGAGQMMFTKVIMVFSEDVDIRNPRAVLDAIDANFSPVHDLHLSAGPYDVLDHAAQSFSHGGKAGFDCTLKTEERKSKSAKETDEINESMLVFGKSVHVIFSDHAVAESGNLFLNMSAGADSVKKGIYIITDTRMKEASDDILLWYVLAAIDPARDFSLIRSLPTEGVLVINACVYGKRAVPGGRWPAATIMSDEIIQLADEKWNDYEIGPLIESPSKRLRFLKSDSYLNR; encoded by the coding sequence ATGGCTTTTTATTCACTCAGCGAAATAGTTGAATTGCTACGCAAACGCGGTCTGGTTGCGGAAATCCGAACGGAGGTCAATACTGAACTTGAAGCATCCGAAATAGCAGATCGTTTTGCAAGTGATGAAAATCGCAGCAGGCCTTTGTTGTTCACTCAAAACGGAACAGATTTTCCGCTGCTGATGAATTTGTTTGCGAATAAAAAAATTACTGACGAATTACTGAATCTGAATGGCGCAGAAGGATATTTTTCGCGTGTGCAGAATCTGCTCTCGATGATGGACTCAAAGCCGCGCCTGTCGCGCAAAAGCATTGGGTCGCTGATGAGTCTTCGAAAAACATCACCAAAGAAATTGCATCGCCGCGGCAAGTGCATGAAGGTTGTTCAGAAAGAGCCCGATCTGAATTTGCTTCCAATTATCAAGTGCTGGCCGCATGATGGCGGGCGTTTTCTGACGCTCCCTTTGGTTCATACGATTGATCCGGACACCGGACAACAGAACACCGGAATGTACCGAATGCAGGTTTTCGACGGACAGTCAACAGGCATGCACTGGCACCGGCACAAAGGGGGTGCAGCGCATTTCGAAGCCTGGAAGAAAAAAGGAAAACGCATGCCGGTAACGGTGACCCTGGGCGGAGATCCGGTGCTGACCTATGTTTCAACGGCACCACTGCCCGAAGGAATAAGCGAATACATGCTCGCCGGTTTTCTCAAAAACGAACGCGCACGTTTAGTAAAAAGTCACAACAGCAATATCTGGATTCCTGAATGCAGCGATTTTGTAATCGAAGGATATATCGATCCTGCCGAGCCATTGCGCACCGAAGGCCCATTTGGTGATCATACAGGGTTTTATTCTTTGCCTGATGAATATCCGGTATTTCACATCACGCGCATTTCGCACCGCAAAAAAGCGGTTTATCCGGCAACATTGGTTGGCGTTCCTCCAAAAGAAGATCAATTTCTTGGACATGCAACTTCGCAGATTTTCTTTCCATTGATTCAGAAAATATTTGTACCCGAAATTCTTGATATGTATTTGCCGGCTGCAGGCGGATTTCATAATCTCGCGCTGGTGAAAATCAAAAAGAGTTTTCCCGGTCAGGCTGTGAAAGTGATGCATGCTTTATGGGGGGCCGGGCAGATGATGTTCACTAAAGTAATTATGGTTTTCAGCGAAGATGTGGATATCCGTAATCCGCGTGCAGTGCTCGATGCAATAGATGCCAATTTCAGTCCGGTGCATGATCTTCATTTATCTGCCGGCCCGTACGATGTGCTCGATCATGCAGCTCAATCATTCTCGCATGGCGGAAAGGCGGGATTCGATTGTACTTTGAAAACGGAAGAAAGAAAATCGAAATCAGCGAAAGAAACAGATGAAATCAACGAATCAATGCTGGTTTTCGGAAAGTCGGTACATGTAATATTTTCTGATCATGCAGTGGCCGAAAGTGGAAACTTGTTTCTGAACATGTCTGCCGGAGCTGATTCTGTAAAAAAAGGAATTTATATCATTACGGATACCCGCATGAAAGAAGCTTCGGATGATATTCTTCTGTGGTACGTTCTTGCAGCCATTGATCCAGCCAGAGATTTTTCACTGATTCGAAGTCTCCCGACAGAAGGTGTGTTGGTCATCAATGCCTGTGTGTATGGAAAACGCGCAGTGCCCGGCGGACGCTGGCCTGCAGCCACAATAATGAGTGACGAAATCATT